CCTGATCGACGAAGTGGACAACGCCTTCGCCGATATCCACTCGGCCGCGGTGTCGACCGGCACGGTCTGGGCACGCGGCAGCGTGCCTTTGTTGTCGGCGGCGTTCGGCGCGCTGTGCACACTGATCGCCGTGGCCGTGCCGATGGCGAAATACCAGAACTTCCTGCTGCTGATCGGTTCGGTGTTCGCGCCGCTGTTCGGTGTGGTGCTGGTGGATCACTTCATCGTGCGCAAGCGCCGTATCGAAGCCGCCGCGCTCGCCGACGTGCGCGGCCGTTATGGCTTCTCGGGCGGCTGGCATCTGAGCGCGTTCCTTGCGTGGGCGATCGGCATCGTCGCGTATCAGGCGATCAATCAATGGCTGCCGAATCTCGGCGCGACTTTGCCCGCACTGGTGATCGGCGCGGTGTGCTATCTGATGTTCGTGTCGACGCGCAAGACGGCGTTTGCCTGAGCGTTGAGCGAGCGTCACGCGGGACGCAGAAACGCGAAAAGGCCTGCAAATGCAGGCCTTTTCTTTCATGCGAGTCGCTTCAGCGCGTGGACGCCCGATACTCGACGCCCGGAAGCACGCACAACAATTCGAACGCGAGATTCGCGCCGAGCAGCGCGGTCGTACCGAACGGATCGTACGGCGGCGCGACCTCGACCAGATCGCAGCCGACGATATTCAGCCCGCGCGAGCCGCGAATGATTTCCAATGCCTGCGGCACCGTCAAGCCCGCGATTTCCGGCGTGCCCGTACCCGGCGCAAAAGCCGGGTCGATCCCGTCGATGTCGAACGTGATGTACACCGGACCGTCGCCCATGCGCTCGCGGATGCGCGCCATCAGCGGCACGAGCGACTGGTTCCAGCAGGCTTCCGCCTGAACCACTTCGAAGCCCTGATCGCGGCACCAGTCGAAGTCTTCCGCCGCGTAGCCCGTGCCGCGCAAACCGATCTGCACGACACGGTCGCAATCCAGCAAGCCCTCTTCCACCGCGCGGCGGAACGGCGTGCCGTGCGCGATCTTCTCGCCCATCATGGTGTCGTTGACGTCGGCGTGCGCGTCGACGTGAATCAGGCCGACCTTGCCATGCTTGCGATGAATCGCGCGCAGGATCGGCAGCGCGATGGTGTGATCGCCGCCCAGCGTGATCGGCTTGCAATCGTGCTGGAGAATTTCGTCGTAGGCGGTTTCGATGCGCTTGATCGAATCGTGCAGGTTGTACGGATTGATCGCGACGTCGCCGAGATCGGCCACGCGCAACGAATCGAACGGCGCCGCGCGCGTCGCCATGTTGTACGGACGCAGCAGCACGGACTCGCTGCGGATCTGGCGCGGGCCGAAGCGCGCGCCGGTGCGGTTCGAGGTGCCGAGATCGAACGGCACGCCGACGAAGCAGGCGTCGAACCCTTCGGCCGAACCGACGTTCGGCAGCCGCATCATCGTCGCGATGCCGCCGCAGCGGGGCATGGCGTTGCCGGACAGCGGTTGCGGCCGTTCGCCGGCTTCTGGGGAAATGAAGGAAGAGGTATTCATCGTGTCTCGGCAATGAAAAGGGGACAGCAAGCAAAATCGTGCAGACCGGCCGAGGAGAAGCATCAGAACCGCACCTTGCCGGGCGAATCTCGATTCTTGAGCAGTTTCCCAGAAGTTAAAATACCGGTGGAATAAACTTCACATTGATTCTCAGCGATGTATCCTGACGCATGTTCTCCCAACTCACCGATCTCGACCTGCGGCTGATCCGCGTATTTCTCGCCATTGTCGACGCGGGCGGCGTGTCGCCGGCCCAGGCGACCCTGAACGTCGGCCAGTCGACCATCAGCACGCAGCTTGCCACGCTGGAAACGCGCCTCGGCTACCGGCTGTGCGAGCGCGGCCGCGGCGGCTTCAGCCTGACGGCGCGCGGCGAGCAGTTCATCGACGCCGCCCGCGCCCTGCTCTCGGCCGTCGACACCTTCGGCATGCAGGCGCGCAACGTGGGCCGCAAGCTGGTCGGCACGCTCGATATAGGCATGATAGGCCACACGCCCGTGTCGGCGAGCGCGCGCATCAGCGACGCAATTGGCCGCTTCCGGGCGCGCGATCAGTCGGTGCGGTTTTCGATTCTGGTGCGCTCGCCGGGCGAACTGGAGGAACTGCTGCTCAATGGGCGGATTCAGATCGGCATCGGCTATTTCTGGCATCGTGTGCCGTCGCTCGAATACACCGAGGTGTTCGCGGAAGATCAGTTCGCCTATTGCGCGAAAGGGCATCCGCTGTTCGCTCAGGCCGGCGAGGTGCCGCCTGCCGAGGCGGCGCAGCACGAATGGGCGTGGCGCAGCTATCCGCTGCCCGAAGCCGAAAGCTCGACCACGCCGCAGAACGTCACCGCCGTCGCCGACAACATGGAAGCGGTCGCGATGCTGGTGCTCTCCGGGCATCACCTCGGCTATCTGCCGGGGCATTTCGCGGCGCCGTTCGTCAAGCAAGGGCTGCTCGCCGCGTTAAATCCGGCGCAGATGCGTTACCGCGTCGCGTTCCATATGGTTACGCGGGCGCGCCAGCATCGAACGGATATCGTCGAAGCGTTTATCGACGATATGAAGGCCGCGCATCCCGTCCAGGTTCTGGAAGTGGACGAATAGTGGACGAATCACGCGCGCAATAAAAAGCCACGGCACGCCGTGGCTTTTTAGCGATCGCACACCAACTGCGTAACGGCTTACCCGTTGATCACATCGGCGCCCTTCGGCACCGTGAACTTGAACGCATCGGCGGGCAGCGGCGGATTCTTCTGAATGTTCGAGAAGGTCAGCAACGTCACGTTGCCGAACACGTCGTGCAATTCCATCGCTTCGAGATTGCCGTCCTTGAAGCCGATTCCGACGCGCTGGAACTGCGTGTCCTTCGCCTTCGGCGTCAGTTCGAGCCAGTCGATACCGGCCTTCACGCCCGCATCACGCAGCGTGAAGTTCTTGTCGAGATCGTTGCTGCCGAACAGGATCGCCGCCGGGCTCGCGCCGAGCGCGCCGCCGAGGCTGCGCACCGTTACCTGATTCAGATCCTTGTCGTAGACGTAGAGCTTGTCGCCGTCGGCCTGCAGCAGCTGGGCATAGGGCTTCTCGTATTGCCAGATGAACTTGCCGGGACGCGCGAACGTGAACGTTCCGCTCGAGGTGCCGGTCTTGCCGGCGCCCGTGGTCGACAACGTGCCGCTCGCGCCTTGCGCCTTGCTCGGCGCCCGCACTTCCTGCTGCACGAAGGTGCCGCGCGCCGAATGCACTTGCGCGACGAACGCCTTCAGTTGCTCGCTGCCGCTGGCGAATGCCTGCGACGCGAACAGCACCGACGCGCCGATCGCCAGGCTGCCGACGCTGCGCACAAGGGTGCGGGCGAACTGGCCGAAACGGCTGGATTGAGCATTCTCTCGAGCGTGCTGCTGCGCGAATAGCTGCATGTGGTTTTCTCCCTTGATTGAATTCGTTGAGCGGTCGTGACCGCTGGCGCATGGGCGATGCTTGCGTGCCCGTGGCGGTGAGCGTCTGGCGCAAAGCCAGGAGGCCTGCCTTCTGCCGGCCGTGCTTGCTTGTCACAGCAGCTTAGGCAGTCAGCCTTAAATGAGCCTTAGACGGTCCGGCAGGCGGTGCAGAGCCGCAAAACACGGCTTGCCTCAATCCCGCTCCGGTAACGAGCCGCCTCAGCGTCACAACCGACGGCGCGCCGCCCGCCCTGCCGCAAAGCTAAGGCCCGTCGGTCTACTCCGCTTCCCGCGCCGGCGCGAGAATCTCGCGATTGCCATTCGACGACATTGCCGACACCACGCCCGAGTTCTCCATCTGCTCGAGCAGACGGGCCGCGCGGTTATAGCCGATGCGCAAATGCCGCTGCACCAGCGAGATCGACGCGCGGCGGTTCTTCAGCACGACATCGACCGCCTGGTCGTATAACGGGTCCGACTCGCCGTCGCCCGAGCCGGTTCCCCCGGCGCCGGCGGAGCCTTCATCGCCCTCGCCTGTCACGCCGCCTTCGAGAATGCCCTCGATGTAGTTCGGCTCGCCCTGCTCCTTGAGTTTGTCGACGACGCGATGCACTTCCTCGTCCGACACGAACGCGCCGTGCACGCGTACCGGCAAGCCGCTGCCCGGCGGCAGATACAGCATGTCGCCCATGCCGAGCAGCGATTCCGCGCCCTGCTGGTCGAGAATCGTGCGCGAGTCGATCTTGGACGACACCTGGAAGGCCATCCGCGTCGGCACGTTGGCCTTGATGAGACCCGTGATCACATCCACCGACGGACGCTGCGTGGCCAGAATCAGATGGATGCCGGCCGCACGCGCCTTCTGCGCGATCCGCGCGATCAGTTCTTCGACCTTCTTGCCGACCACCATCATCAGGTCGGCCAGTTCGTCGATCACGACGACGATGTTCGGCAGACGCGTGAGTGGCTCGGGATCGTCCGGCGTGAGGCTGAACGGATTCGGCAGCTTTTCTTCGCGTTTGGCGGCTTCGTCGATCTTGTTGTTGTAGCCGGCGAGGTTGCGCACGCCGAGCTTGCTCATCAGCTTGTAGCGGCGCTCCATTTCGGCGACCGCCCAGTTCAGCGCGTGACCGGCCTGACGCATGTCCGTCACCACCGGACACAGCAGATGCGGAATGCCTTCGTACACGCTCATTTCGAGCATCTTCGGATCGATCAGGATCATGCGGACCTGCTCGGCGCTCGCCTTGTAGAGCAGCGACAGGATCATCGCGTTGATCCCCACCGACTTGCCCGAACCCGTCGTACCCGCCACCAGCAAGTGCGGCATCTTCGCGAGGTCGGCGCATACCGGCTTGCCGCCGATGTCCTTGCCAAGCCCCATAGTCAGCGGCGACGCGGCATCCGCATAAACCGCCGAGCCGAGAATCTCCGAGAGACTCACGGTCTGACGACGCTGGTTCGGCAACTCCAGCGCCATGAAATTCTTGCCCGGAATGGTTTCGACGACGCGGATCGACACCAGCGACAGCGAACGCGCGAGGTCCTTGGCAAGACCGACGATCTGGCTGCCCTTCACGCCCGTGGCCGGCTCGATCTCATAGCGCGTGACCACCGGTCCCGGATAGGCCGCGACCACGCTCACCTCGACGCCGAAGTCCTTGAGCTTTTTCTCGATCAGACGCGAGGTGAATTCCAGCGTATCCGCCGAAATGGTTTCCTGCGCGACCGGCGCGGCATCGAGCAGCGAGATGGGCGGCAAGGTGGAATCGCCCGGCAGGTCCGTGAAGAGCGGTACTTGCCGCTCCTTCTCGACGCGCTCCGACTTGGCCGGCGTGACGACCGGCGGCACGATCATGACCGGCTCGTGCTCCTCGATCCGCACGCGCCCCTTCTCGACCTTGCCTTCGCGCTTCACGGCGGCCGCTTCACCGAGCTTGCGGTCGCGGCCGGCTTCACGGCGCAGCTTGGCGAACGTCACGGCGGAAATGATCGATTCGCCGACCTTCTCCGATACCGACAGCCACGAAAAACGGAAATACAGCGACAAGCCGATGCCGAGCACGATCAGCAGCGCCAGCGTACCGCCCGTGAAACCCAGCGCATGCGACACGCCGCGCGCGACCGCCTCGCCGATCACGCCGCCCGGCGCGCGCGGCAACTGCACTTTCAGCGACCACATGCGCAGCGCCTCGATGCCGTCGCAGGCGAGCAGCACGAGCATGAAGGCGAACGCGTCGGCAAGCCAGCTCACGTCGCGCGGCGCATCTTCCTGCTCTTCCTCGTGACGGGTGATGCGCTTGTAGTTCGCGGAGATATGGCGGCCGAGCAGCACGATCCACCAGTAGGCGGACAGGCCGAACAGCAGCAGCAGAATGTCGGACGTCCACGCGCCGACGCGGCCCGCCCAGTTGGCGATATGGTCGACCTGCGCGGCATGGGTCCAGCTCGGGTCGCGCCGGCTGTAGCTGACGAGCGCCATGAGCAGGAATACGCCGAGCGCCACCTGCAGGATCCAGCGGATTTCGGTGAAAAGGCGCGACATGCGGTGCGGCAATGCCTGCGCGCTCGCGGAATAGGGAGCTTTTGCCATTGATCCTGTTGCGTGTGTGCCCGATCCCGGCCTGAGTCGTGGCGGAGCCTCGCCCAGCGCGGCTTCGGGCCCGATCCCGGCTTCCGGGAACTTCGATCGGGCCTATTGTAAACGCAGTGTCCCGCGCGAGGCTGTAAATGACGGTAACTTGGCCGTTTGACCACACAACGGCGTTGCGCGGCGCGCCGCCGACGCTATCGGCGTGATCGGAAAGGTTCATGGAGCAGGCCGGCGCCCCGCCCTTTATAATGTCGCGCTGATACCCATCTACAGTTTCAGCTCAAGTCGCGCGGCCTCGCATGGGCGAGCCGGGCGCCGTAAAAGGATTCGATCATGCCCGCAACTTCCACGAAACACGCCAAGGTCCTGATTCTCGGTTCCGGCCCCGCCGGCTACACGGCAGCGGTCTACGCAGCGCGCGCCAATCTATCGCCGGTGCTCGTCACGGGTCTGGCCCAAGGCGGTCAGCTCATGACCACGACCGACGTCGAAAACTGGCCCGCGGACCCCAATGGCGTGCAAGGACCGGAACTGATGACGCGCTTCCTGGAACACGCCGAGCGCTTCAACACCGAAATCATTTTCGACCACATCCACACGGCCAAGCTGGACGAGAAGCCGATCCGCCTGATCGGCGACTCGGCCGAATACACCTGCGACTCGCTGATCATCTCGACCGGCGCATCGGCGCAGTACCTCGGCCTGCCGTCGGAAGAAACGTTCATGGGCAAAGGCGTGTCGGCTTGCGCCACCTGTGACGGCTTCTTCTACAAGCAGCAACATGTGGCCGTGATCGGCGGCGGCAATACCGCGGTCGAGGAAGCGCTCTATCTGTCCGGCATCGCGAAGAAGGTGACGGTGATCCATCGCCGTGACAAGTTCCGCGCGGAGCCGATCCTGATCGACCGTCTGCTGGCCAAAGAAAAGGAAGGCCTGGTCGAGATCAAGTGGGACAGCACGCTCGACGAAGTCACCGGCGACCAGTCCGGCGTGACCGGCTTGCGTATCAAGAACACGAAAACCGGCGACACCACGGACATCGCGCTGCAAGGCATCTTCGTCGCGATCGGTCACAAGCCGAACACGGACATTTTCGCAGGCCAGCTGGAGATGAAGAACGGCTACATCATCACCAAGGGCGGTCTGAATGGTTTTGCAACGGCTACCAGCGTAGCCGGCGTGTTCGCGGCGGGCGACGTGCAGGATCACGTCTATCGTCAGGCGATCACCAGCGCGGGCACGGGCTGTATGGCCGCGCTCGACGCGCAGCGCTATCTGGAAACCATCGACGAAATGGTCGGCGAACATGCCATGAGCCAGGAAGCCGAGCGTTAAACGGCCGCGCCGGTCTGCGCCCCCGCCGGGGAAACTGGCGCAACGGTAAAATGGCGGCTGGGCATGGCCCGGCCACCTGCTTCAAAGAAGGCCGCGGCTGCAAAGCCGGCGGCCTTTTTGCATTCCGGTTGCAAGGAAAAACGTCGCGCGACCGATCCACTTTTATTGTGTGTATCACCCCTATGCCGAAGAACCAGCCCCATCCGAGCGAACCGAAGCGCGCGCGAGCCGTCGCGCGGCCCGCGCCCGAACCGGCTGCGCCCGCCGCCAAACCGAAGCTCGAACCGGCGGCCGGTCTCGCTGGCCTCGGCGCGTTGCGCGATGCGCTCAAAGGCGACGCGCAACGGCGCGAACGCGAACGGGTGGCTGCCGCGTCCGCGCAGCGCGAAGCGTCGGCGGACGCCGATCTGTTTCGCCGCGAGATCGGCGCGGTCGCGCCGCTAGCCGTGCCGCCGCGCGCCACGCTGCCCCGCAATCCCCCGCCGCCGCTGCCAGTGCAAACCAGGCTCGACGAAGAGGCCGTGCTGCACGAAGCGATCTCAGACGAGTTCGACCCCGAGCTACTTCTCGAAACCGACGAGACGCTGCACTACTGCCGCCCCGGCGTGAGTCACGAAGTCGTGCGTAAGCTGTGGCGCGGCGACTGGATCGTGCAGGCGCAAATCGACCTGCATGGCATGCGGCGCGAGGAAGCGCGCGAGGCGCTGGCGGATTTCATCCGCGAGGCGGTGAAGCGCGGCTTGCGGTGTTTGCGCGTGATTCACGGCAAAGGGCTGGGATCGATCGGCAAGGAGCCGGTGTTGAAGGGCAAAGTTCGCGCGTGGCTCGTGCAGAAGTCCGAAGTCATCGCGTTCTGCCAGGCGCGCCCGCATGACGGCGGCGCCGGCGCGGTGGTCGTGCTGTTGCAGCCGGGCGCATCGCCGGCTCACGCCAGATCCTGACGGAGCCGCGGTGATCCATCCGAGGCTGACGCTCGCGCTTACCATCATGGAGGCGCTGGCGATTTTCGCGTACGCCATTTCCGGTTTCATCGAGGCAAAAACCCGCCGGCTCGATGCCGTGGGCACGTTTCTCGTGGCGATCGCCACGGCCTTCGGCGGCGGTACGTTGCGCGACGTACTGCTGGAGCGGCGGCCGTTTTACTGGGTCGAACATCAGGGTTATCTGATCGCGATCTTCGTGATGTCGCTGTTCGCGCCGACGCTGTTGAAGATGACCTCGCGCCTGATTTCCGAACGGGCTCTGCTGGTCGCGGATGCGGTGGGTCTTGGCCTGTTCAGCATCGCGGGTACGTCGATCGCGCACGACGCGCAAATGCCCTGGTTCACTTCGGTGATGATGGGCGTGCTGACCGGCGTTTTCGGCGGCGTGATTCGGGACGTGCTGTGCAACGAAGTGCCGCTGATTCTGCGCGACTCCCGGCCTTACGCCACGTGCGCGTTCGTGGGCTGCTGGCTGTACGTGCTGCTGGACTACATCGATTTCGACACGGTGTATAGCGTGCTGATCGCCACCGCTTTCATCCTGCTCGCCAGGTTGCTGACGTTCAGGTTCAATGTGCGTCTGCCCCACTAGCGAACGACACCGCTCGCGTTGAATCACGGCGCACCGCTTGCGAACGGGCAACGCGTTGCAAAATTTTCAACTATTAGCCCTCTTTCTTCATAGCTTTGCGAGGTTTTGTCGTAGCAAATGCCGGGCGGACGAAACATCGTGGCTGTCGAGTTGTGCAGTTGTCGTTCGTCGTGAGGTAAACGGCCGCTCTTAGCCGTTTCAGCGCCGCAGCCCCCCGCAACCGCCCAAGGTGACCACAATGCCCCTGAAGCTCTACGCCCACCCCTTCTCCTCTTACTGCCAGAAGGTCCTGACCGCGCTCTACGAAAACGGCACGCCATTCGAATTGCGCCTGCTGGCGCACGACGACCCGCGAGTCATGGCCGAATTCGCCGCGCTCTGGCCGATCAAGCGCTTTCCGGTGCTGGGCGACGGTAGCCGGACCGTGATGGAGGCGAGCATCATCATCGAGTATCTGGGCCTGTATCATCCCGGGCCAGTGCCGTTGTTGCCAGCCGACGCCCGCGCCGCGCTGGAAGTGCGCGGCATGGACCGTTTCTTCGACAACTACGTCTCGACGCCGCAGCAAAAGATCGTCTACGACAGCATGCGCCCCGAGTCGGAGCGTGATCCGCAAGCCGTATCCGATGCGCGCGCGATGCTCGACACCGCGTATGGCTGGCTCAACAAGGTGATGGCGGAGCGCGAATGGGCCACCGGCGATACCTTCAGCCTCGCCGATTGCGGCGCCGCGCCATTCCTCTTCTATGCCGACTGGACGCACGCGATCGGCCCGGCGTTCCCGCACGTGCTTGCCTACCGCAAGCGCCTGCTGGCACGGCCGTCGTTCGCACGCGCGGTCGACGAAGCGCGCCCGTATCGGGCGTATTTCCCGCTCGGCGCGCCGGACCGGGACTGAGGCCAGCGGCGCGGCCGGGCCGAACCGGAAAGTGAGCGCCGGCGCCCCGCCGACCACCACGGTTTGCGACAACAATTTTTCCAACCTATACACTTCACTTCGAAACCTACTTCCGCCAATCAACCTTAAGGCAAAACATGGACCGTTTCGAAGCGATGGAGATATTTACGCGTGTGGTCGAGGCGAACAGCTTCACCAAAGTATCCGAGTCGCTCGACCTGCCACGCGCCAAAGTCAGCCGCACCATCCAGGCGCTGGAGGAACACGTCGGCGTGCGTCTGCTGAACCGTTCGACCCGCCAGGTCAGCGTCACCGAAGACGGCGCGCTGTTCTACGAGCGCTGCGTACGCATCCTCGCGGAAGTCACCGACGCCGAAGCGTCGCTGTCGAACAAGCGGGAAAATCCGGCCGGCACGATCCGCGTGGATACATCGGGCACGCTGGCCCGCGCGCTGCTGCTGCCCGCGCTCGACGATTTCTACCGGCAATATCCCGAGATCGACGTGCGGCTCGGCCTCGCCGATCGCAACATCGACCTGATTCAGGACGGCGTGGATTGCGTGATCCGCATGGGCACGCCGGAGGAGTCGAGCCTCGTCGCGCGGCGGATCGGTCAGGCGCGGATCGTCACGTGCGCGTCCCCGGCGTATCTGGAGAAATACGGCGAGCCGGCCACGCTCGAAGAATTGAGCGAGCATCGCGCGGTCAACTATGTGTCCGCCCGCACGGGCAGAACGTTTCCGTTCGAATACCAGGTGGACGGCGAGATCGCCAAAGTGTCGCTCAAGAGCGTGCTTGCGGTGAACGACGGCTCGGTCTATATCGGCGCGGCCGCACTCGGTCACGGCATCATCCAGCCGTCGCGCTTCATGGTCGCCGATCTGATCGCGCAAGGCGCGCTGAAGGAAATCCTCACCGGCTACACGAGCCCCGGCACGCCGTTATCGGTGCTCTACGCGCATCGCCGCAATCTGAGTTCGCGGCTGCGTGCGTTCATCGAGTGGGTGACCGAATTGGCGCGCAATAATCCGGATCTGCGCATCACGGACTAACGAAGCGACGCGCGCAAAAACGTAAAAGCCCCATGCGTTGCGAAGCGCATGGGGCTTTTCTAATGCAATCGAGCTCGGCGATCAGGCAATCCGCTCTTCGTTCGACGGGTCGAACAGCACCGCTTTCGACGTATCGAACAGCAGCGTGGTATTCGTCAGCGGCTGCGGATTCGACGCCGGGTGCACGCGGCTCACGATGCGCTTGCCGTTGACCTGGGCGAACACCAGCGTGTCCGGACCGGTCGGTTCGATCACGTCGACCTTCACTTCGATCGGCTGCAGCTTCGCGTTGTCGCCATGCGCGCCGCGCGCGTCGGTGATGCGTTCCGGACGCAGGCCGAGAATCACCTCACGGCCGACATGCGACTTCACCTTCGCCGAGTCGAACGGCAGGTTCAGCGCCGTGCGCGCGACACCCGTATCCAGTTCGAGCGCCACGCCCGCGCCCTGCTCGACCAGCTTGCCCTGGATGAAGTTCATCGGCGGCGCGCCGATGAAACCGGCCACGAACAGGTTCGACGGCGAGTCGTAGATTTCCTGCGGCGCGCCGAACTGCTGCACGATACCGTCTTTCATCACGGCGATGCGGTCGCCGAGCGTCATCGCTTCGATCTGATCGTGCGTCACGTAGACGATCGTGGTGCCGAGGCGTTGATGCAGCAGCTTGATTTCCGAACGCATCTCGATCCGCAGCTTCGCGTCGAGGTTCGACAGCGGTTCGTCGAACAGGAACATCACCGGATCGCGCGCGAGCGCACGGCCCATGGCCACGCGCTGACGCTGGCCGCCGGACAGCTGACCCGGCTTGCGGTCCAGCAGGTGCGTGATCTGCAGCGTGTTCGATACGCGGTCGACGATCTGCGCCTGCTCGTTCTTCGGCACCTTGCGGATATTCAGGCCGAACGAGATGTTCTCGCGCACCGTCATGGACGGATACAGCGCGTACGACTGGAACACCATCGCGATGTCGCGATCTTTCGGCGACAGGTTGTTCACCGTCTTGCCGTCGATCTGGATCTCGCCCTTGGTCACGGTTTCGAGGCCGGCGATCATGTTGAGCAGCGTCGACTTCCCGCAGCCCGAACCGCCGACGAGAATCAGGAACTGGCCGTCTTCGATGTCGATGTTGACACCCTTCAGGACCGGCACCCCGTTCGGGTAAGTCTTGTACACGTCACGGATGGAAAGGCTTGCCATGCTGTGAATCCTCTTGTCTCTGGTACTGCTTGAAAACGTCTTTCAGGTCGCGGCGGCGCCGGCTCGAAGCCGCGCCATCGCGCTCGGATGGATTAGCCCTTCACTGCGCCCGCCGTCAGACCGCGCACGAAATAGCGTCCGGCGATGATGTAGACCAGCAGCGTGGGCAGTGCGGCGATGATCGCGCCGGCCATGTCCACGTTGTATTCCTTCACGCCGGTCGAGGTGTTCACGAGGTTGTTCAGCGCCACCGTGATCGGCATCGAATCGACACCGGAGAACACGATACCGAACAGGAAGTCATTCCAGATCTGCGTGAATTGCCAGATCAGACACACCATGAAAATCGGCAGCGACACCGGCAGCAGAATCTTCGTGAAGATGGTGAAGAAACCCGCGCCGTCGATACGCGCCGCCTTCACGAGTTCAGCCGGAATGCTGACGTAGAAGTTACGGAAGAACATCGTGGTGAAGGCGATACCGTAGATCACGTGCACCACCACCAGACCGGTCGTCGTGTTCGACAGGCCGAGAAAGCCTTCGAAACGCGCCATCGGCAGCAGGATTGCCTGGAACGGAATGAAGCAGCCGACCAGCAGCATCGTGAAGATCGGATCCGCGCCACGGAAACGCCAGTGCGTGAGCACATAACCGTTGAACGCGCCGACGATCGACGAGATCAGCACGGCGGGAATCACCATCCGCACCGAGTTCATGAAGAACGGCTGCATGCCGTCGCAACGCACGCCCGTGCAAGCGCCGCTCCATGCCTTGATCCACGGATCGATGGTCCAGTGCGTGGGCGGCGTGAGCAGGTTGCCGGTGCGCAGCTGGTCGATGTCCTTGAACGACGTGGACAGCATCACGTACAGCGGGAACAGGAAATACAGGGCGAACAGAATCAAGGCCGCATAAATGACGGCACGGCTGATCGTCATCTTAGGCTGCATTGCGGGTGCTCCTCGATTCCAGATACATCAGCGGCACGAGCACGGCCACGACAGTGGCGAGCATCATCATCGACGATGCCGCGCCGACGCCCAGCTGCCCGCGATTGAACGAAAACGTGTACATGAAAATAGCCGGCAGCGACGAAGACGTGCCCGGGCCGCCCGCGGTCAACGCGACG
The nucleotide sequence above comes from Paraburkholderia sp. FT54. Encoded proteins:
- the speB gene encoding agmatinase, coding for MNTSSFISPEAGERPQPLSGNAMPRCGGIATMMRLPNVGSAEGFDACFVGVPFDLGTSNRTGARFGPRQIRSESVLLRPYNMATRAAPFDSLRVADLGDVAINPYNLHDSIKRIETAYDEILQHDCKPITLGGDHTIALPILRAIHRKHGKVGLIHVDAHADVNDTMMGEKIAHGTPFRRAVEEGLLDCDRVVQIGLRGTGYAAEDFDWCRDQGFEVVQAEACWNQSLVPLMARIRERMGDGPVYITFDIDGIDPAFAPGTGTPEIAGLTVPQALEIIRGSRGLNIVGCDLVEVAPPYDPFGTTALLGANLAFELLCVLPGVEYRASTR
- a CDS encoding LysR family transcriptional regulator; its protein translation is MFSQLTDLDLRLIRVFLAIVDAGGVSPAQATLNVGQSTISTQLATLETRLGYRLCERGRGGFSLTARGEQFIDAARALLSAVDTFGMQARNVGRKLVGTLDIGMIGHTPVSASARISDAIGRFRARDQSVRFSILVRSPGELEELLLNGRIQIGIGYFWHRVPSLEYTEVFAEDQFAYCAKGHPLFAQAGEVPPAEAAQHEWAWRSYPLPEAESSTTPQNVTAVADNMEAVAMLVLSGHHLGYLPGHFAAPFVKQGLLAALNPAQMRYRVAFHMVTRARQHRTDIVEAFIDDMKAAHPVQVLEVDE
- the lolA gene encoding outer membrane lipoprotein chaperone LolA, which produces MQLFAQQHARENAQSSRFGQFARTLVRSVGSLAIGASVLFASQAFASGSEQLKAFVAQVHSARGTFVQQEVRAPSKAQGASGTLSTTGAGKTGTSSGTFTFARPGKFIWQYEKPYAQLLQADGDKLYVYDKDLNQVTVRSLGGALGASPAAILFGSNDLDKNFTLRDAGVKAGIDWLELTPKAKDTQFQRVGIGFKDGNLEAMELHDVFGNVTLLTFSNIQKNPPLPADAFKFTVPKGADVING
- a CDS encoding DNA translocase FtsK 4TM domain-containing protein; this encodes MAKAPYSASAQALPHRMSRLFTEIRWILQVALGVFLLMALVSYSRRDPSWTHAAQVDHIANWAGRVGAWTSDILLLLFGLSAYWWIVLLGRHISANYKRITRHEEEQEDAPRDVSWLADAFAFMLVLLACDGIEALRMWSLKVQLPRAPGGVIGEAVARGVSHALGFTGGTLALLIVLGIGLSLYFRFSWLSVSEKVGESIISAVTFAKLRREAGRDRKLGEAAAVKREGKVEKGRVRIEEHEPVMIVPPVVTPAKSERVEKERQVPLFTDLPGDSTLPPISLLDAAPVAQETISADTLEFTSRLIEKKLKDFGVEVSVVAAYPGPVVTRYEIEPATGVKGSQIVGLAKDLARSLSLVSIRVVETIPGKNFMALELPNQRRQTVSLSEILGSAVYADAASPLTMGLGKDIGGKPVCADLAKMPHLLVAGTTGSGKSVGINAMILSLLYKASAEQVRMILIDPKMLEMSVYEGIPHLLCPVVTDMRQAGHALNWAVAEMERRYKLMSKLGVRNLAGYNNKIDEAAKREEKLPNPFSLTPDDPEPLTRLPNIVVVIDELADLMMVVGKKVEELIARIAQKARAAGIHLILATQRPSVDVITGLIKANVPTRMAFQVSSKIDSRTILDQQGAESLLGMGDMLYLPPGSGLPVRVHGAFVSDEEVHRVVDKLKEQGEPNYIEGILEGGVTGEGDEGSAGAGGTGSGDGESDPLYDQAVDVVLKNRRASISLVQRHLRIGYNRAARLLEQMENSGVVSAMSSNGNREILAPAREAE
- the trxB gene encoding thioredoxin-disulfide reductase, which translates into the protein MPATSTKHAKVLILGSGPAGYTAAVYAARANLSPVLVTGLAQGGQLMTTTDVENWPADPNGVQGPELMTRFLEHAERFNTEIIFDHIHTAKLDEKPIRLIGDSAEYTCDSLIISTGASAQYLGLPSEETFMGKGVSACATCDGFFYKQQHVAVIGGGNTAVEEALYLSGIAKKVTVIHRRDKFRAEPILIDRLLAKEKEGLVEIKWDSTLDEVTGDQSGVTGLRIKNTKTGDTTDIALQGIFVAIGHKPNTDIFAGQLEMKNGYIITKGGLNGFATATSVAGVFAAGDVQDHVYRQAITSAGTGCMAALDAQRYLETIDEMVGEHAMSQEAER
- a CDS encoding Smr/MutS family protein, translating into MPKNQPHPSEPKRARAVARPAPEPAAPAAKPKLEPAAGLAGLGALRDALKGDAQRRERERVAAASAQREASADADLFRREIGAVAPLAVPPRATLPRNPPPPLPVQTRLDEEAVLHEAISDEFDPELLLETDETLHYCRPGVSHEVVRKLWRGDWIVQAQIDLHGMRREEAREALADFIREAVKRGLRCLRVIHGKGLGSIGKEPVLKGKVRAWLVQKSEVIAFCQARPHDGGAGAVVVLLQPGASPAHARS
- a CDS encoding trimeric intracellular cation channel family protein; protein product: MHPRLTLALTIMEALAIFAYAISGFIEAKTRRLDAVGTFLVAIATAFGGGTLRDVLLERRPFYWVEHQGYLIAIFVMSLFAPTLLKMTSRLISERALLVADAVGLGLFSIAGTSIAHDAQMPWFTSVMMGVLTGVFGGVIRDVLCNEVPLILRDSRPYATCAFVGCWLYVLLDYIDFDTVYSVLIATAFILLARLLTFRFNVRLPH